In Diadema setosum chromosome 19, eeDiaSeto1, whole genome shotgun sequence, a genomic segment contains:
- the LOC140242244 gene encoding dnaJ homolog subfamily C member 8-like — translation MAAPSSNTAGAETSTKNEADFSSFMSQVKAIEKRDSVLTPKQQIDRLLRPGSTYFNLNPYEVLQVDPSMPIPDIKKIFRRMSILVHPDKNLDDRDRAQKAFDAVSNAMKILEDDTQRKSILDTIEEAKQKTEFLLSEKRKQLKRDGKPTAIEEDDPAKYKETLHKQTIKLFADYAIRRKEIEEKDARQKKREREEEIAEEDKAKKQKEWQKDWEAGREKRVHNWRDFSDSNKAKKKKKNRMTFKPPKPKLEER, via the exons ATGGCAGCCCCGTCGAGCAACACGGCAGGCGCCGAAACATCGACCAAAAATGAAGCTGATTTTTCATCGTTTATGAGCCAG GTGAAAGCCATTGAGAAGAGAGATTCCGTCTTGACACCGAAGCAACAGATTGACAGGCTGCTCCGACCAGGGAGCACATACTTCAACTTAAATCCATATGAG gtcTTGCAAGTTGATCCTAGCATGCCCATCCCTGACATCAAGAAGATCTTCAGACGG ATGTCTATTCTGGTTCATCCTGACAAGAACTTGGATGACAGAGACCGTGCACAAAAGGCCTTTGATG CCGTCAGTAATGCCATGAAGATTTTAGAGGATGACACCCAGAGGAAAAGTATTTTGGACACGATAGAAGAAGCCAAGCAGAAAACAGAGTTTTTG CTTTCAGAGAAGAGGAAACAGTTGAAACGTGATGGCAAGCCCACAGCTATCGAGGAGGATGATCCCGCCAAG TACAAGGAGACACTACATAAGCAAACCATCAAGCTGTTTGCTGACTACGCCATCAGGAGGAAGGAGATAGAGGAAAAGGATGCAAGACAGAAGAAACGAGAGCGGGAGGAGGAGATCGCAGAGGAGGACAAGGCCAAGAAACAGAAGGAGTGGCAGAAAGACTGGGAG GCGGGAAGAGAAAAACGGGTCCACAACTGGCGCGATTTCAGCGACAGCAATaaggcaaagaagaagaaaaagaat